A single Chryseobacterium sp. DNA region contains:
- a CDS encoding DUF1572 domain-containing protein, with protein sequence MNSGLQLSKRFREVLLDGLWIANTNFKDQLSDITWEQATTKVDSLNTIAMLTFHIHYYIAGILNVFDGGCLEIKDKFSFDLPPVESQFQWENLVNKLWTDSEKFAARVEQMSDDQLNEVFAEERYGTYRRNIEGMIEHSYYHLGQISLIRKMLKNL encoded by the coding sequence ATGAACTCAGGATTACAATTATCAAAAAGATTCAGGGAAGTCCTGCTTGACGGACTCTGGATTGCCAATACCAATTTTAAAGACCAGCTTTCGGATATTACCTGGGAGCAGGCTACCACAAAGGTTGATTCTCTGAACACGATTGCTATGCTCACTTTTCATATTCATTATTATATAGCCGGAATACTGAATGTTTTTGATGGGGGCTGCCTTGAAATAAAAGACAAGTTTAGCTTTGATCTTCCTCCGGTTGAATCTCAGTTTCAGTGGGAAAATTTAGTAAACAAATTATGGACAGATTCTGAAAAGTTTGCCGCGCGGGTCGAGCAGATGTCTGATGATCAGCTCAATGAAGTTTTTGCAGAGGAAAGATATGGAACCTATAGAAGAAATATTGAAGGAATGATTGAACATAGTTATTATCATTTGGGACAGATTAGCCTGATCAGAAAAATGTTGAAAAATCTATAG
- a CDS encoding M1 family metallopeptidase → MRKSAAIIFAFIISQFQAQQGAYYQQAAKYKMDIDVNAEKFTYQGKQTLEYTNNSPDELKVVYFHLYWNAFKPNSMMDQRVAAQGKNGDGRLQKDGISRLASIPKDQEGAQNIHWIRQNGKELKFEVQETIMKVYLAEPIKPNSTTIFTMDWDAVIPQQIRRSGRNNREGVDMTMTQWYPKIAEYDYDGWATFDYLGREFHAPFSDFDIHIKINKDYVVGAGGILENPADVKGYDANAKIKTEKDKKVTWKWTAKNILDFAWSADRDYSVESFNVPEGPKVYLVYQKNDKTKVWGEAQPYITKYFQIMNSHFGKYVYPTYAFIQGGDGGMEYGMCTMILGEAKDIKGLMGLMAHEGSHSWYQQMLATNESVRPWMDEGFTSYAEGYTMYQLFPEELPNPFAKTLDAYRNFVKKGIEEPAVWLGDHHDNGTAYTYASYVKGELYLVQLGYIMGEQNLAETLKQYYDQWSMKHPSDRDFLHIAQKVSGMDLKWFQNYWINTTKTIDYGIKDVKYDAKSTTVTLVNNGQVPMPVDFSIMTSDKKVVTYQIPMNMTHTWKEKDIYGDFKTMPYWPWTQKEYTLTIPYTKAQLSVLGIDFSQRIADVNMADNFVEVK, encoded by the coding sequence ATGAGAAAATCGGCTGCAATCATTTTTGCGTTTATCATTTCACAATTTCAGGCTCAGCAAGGAGCTTATTATCAGCAGGCTGCGAAGTACAAGATGGATATTGATGTCAATGCTGAAAAATTTACGTATCAAGGGAAACAGACCTTAGAATACACCAATAATTCACCGGATGAGCTGAAAGTGGTTTATTTCCATCTGTATTGGAATGCTTTTAAACCCAATTCCATGATGGATCAGAGAGTGGCCGCACAAGGGAAAAACGGAGACGGAAGGTTGCAGAAAGACGGTATCTCAAGACTGGCTTCCATTCCAAAAGATCAGGAAGGTGCTCAGAATATCCACTGGATCAGACAGAATGGGAAAGAGTTGAAGTTTGAAGTGCAGGAAACCATTATGAAGGTATATCTGGCAGAACCGATCAAACCGAATTCCACGACAATTTTCACGATGGACTGGGATGCGGTAATTCCGCAGCAGATCAGAAGAAGCGGAAGAAACAACAGGGAAGGAGTAGATATGACGATGACGCAATGGTATCCTAAAATTGCCGAGTATGACTATGATGGCTGGGCAACCTTTGACTACCTGGGAAGAGAATTCCACGCACCGTTCTCAGATTTTGATATACATATTAAGATCAACAAAGATTATGTAGTGGGAGCAGGAGGAATTCTTGAAAATCCAGCTGATGTAAAAGGATATGATGCCAACGCTAAAATTAAGACGGAGAAAGATAAAAAAGTGACCTGGAAGTGGACCGCTAAAAACATCCTTGATTTTGCTTGGAGTGCAGACAGGGATTATTCTGTTGAAAGTTTTAATGTTCCTGAAGGTCCGAAAGTATATCTGGTGTATCAGAAAAATGATAAAACCAAAGTTTGGGGAGAAGCACAGCCTTATATTACCAAATATTTCCAGATCATGAACTCTCATTTCGGGAAGTATGTTTATCCAACCTATGCATTCATCCAGGGAGGTGACGGCGGTATGGAATACGGAATGTGCACCATGATTTTAGGAGAAGCGAAAGATATTAAAGGACTGATGGGGCTGATGGCTCATGAAGGTTCCCACTCATGGTACCAGCAAATGCTTGCCACCAATGAATCTGTACGTCCTTGGATGGATGAAGGGTTTACGAGCTATGCCGAAGGATACACCATGTATCAGCTGTTCCCTGAAGAGCTGCCGAATCCTTTTGCCAAAACTTTAGATGCCTACAGAAACTTTGTGAAGAAAGGAATCGAAGAACCTGCTGTTTGGCTGGGAGACCACCATGACAACGGAACCGCTTATACCTATGCCTCTTATGTGAAAGGTGAATTGTACCTGGTACAGCTGGGATATATTATGGGTGAGCAGAACCTTGCCGAGACGTTAAAGCAGTATTATGATCAGTGGAGTATGAAACACCCCTCAGACAGAGATTTCCTTCATATTGCTCAAAAAGTTTCCGGAATGGATTTGAAATGGTTCCAGAATTATTGGATCAATACGACCAAAACAATCGATTATGGGATCAAGGATGTGAAGTATGATGCGAAATCCACAACCGTTACTTTGGTGAATAACGGACAGGTTCCAATGCCTGTTGATTTCAGCATAATGACCTCCGATAAGAAAGTGGTAACGTATCAGATTCCAATGAATATGACGCATACATGGAAGGAAAAAGATATCTACGGAGACTTTAAAACAATGCCTTACTGGCCCTGGACACAGAAAGAATATACGCTTACGATTCCTTATACAAAAGCCCAGCTGTCTGTTTTAGGAATAGATTTCAGCCAGAGAATTGCCGATGTGAATATGGCGGATAACTTTGTAGAAGTAAAATAA
- a CDS encoding DUF2589 domain-containing protein, translating into MANLVQELNSLDFSVYIGGPMQAAIKAQHDASMSQVNFIKEVGFEEADGAGTASKLRYVDFVYKKSVPSAVEGNDSLVQSQVTLSVPLLSMLTIPALRIDEMTIDFNAKLNSVETQSIASEFQGSASVSAKFWKVKFNASASYKKTSSSTSTTEKTYTLGVHVRAVNDELPAGLSRIMDMLEDAIVATAAPAANPA; encoded by the coding sequence ATGGCAAATTTAGTACAAGAATTAAACAGTTTAGATTTCAGTGTTTACATCGGAGGGCCTATGCAGGCAGCCATCAAAGCTCAGCATGATGCATCCATGTCACAAGTAAACTTCATCAAAGAAGTTGGTTTTGAAGAGGCTGATGGAGCCGGTACCGCTTCAAAGCTCAGATATGTGGATTTTGTCTATAAAAAATCAGTTCCCAGCGCAGTAGAAGGTAATGACAGCTTAGTACAGTCCCAGGTTACTTTAAGCGTTCCCCTGCTTTCTATGCTTACTATTCCGGCCTTGAGAATCGATGAAATGACGATTGACTTCAATGCCAAATTAAATTCAGTGGAAACACAAAGTATTGCCAGCGAATTCCAGGGAAGTGCTTCCGTAAGTGCTAAGTTTTGGAAAGTAAAATTCAATGCTTCAGCTTCTTATAAGAAAACCAGCTCAAGTACATCTACGACAGAAAAAACATATACTTTAGGAGTACATGTGAGAGCCGTTAATGATGAATTGCCTGCGGGTCTTTCAAGAATCATGGATATGCTGGAAGATGCTATTGTTGCCACTGCAGCACCAGCAGCAAATCCTGCTTAA
- a CDS encoding GNAT family N-acetyltransferase produces MKNFPIIETERLILSPLEEKDIPFIVAYLQHRIYSDFTSNIPYPYTENDARLWLKMSKEAFENNTGYTFGIRNKEGQIMGAIGLHDRDDDKAELGYWIGIPYWNKGYVTEAAKAIVDFGFSELGFNKIFATHFPHNPASGKIMEKIGMEKEAVLQQEVKKDGEYFDLVLYSIFNGEI; encoded by the coding sequence ATGAAAAATTTTCCCATAATAGAAACTGAAAGGCTTATTCTCTCCCCGTTGGAAGAAAAGGATATTCCTTTTATTGTAGCATATCTTCAGCACAGGATTTATTCAGATTTTACCTCTAATATTCCTTATCCCTACACGGAAAACGATGCCAGGCTCTGGCTGAAAATGTCAAAAGAAGCTTTTGAAAATAATACGGGATATACTTTCGGGATCCGTAATAAAGAAGGGCAGATCATGGGTGCTATCGGCCTTCACGACAGAGATGATGATAAAGCAGAGCTGGGCTATTGGATCGGAATTCCTTACTGGAACAAAGGCTATGTCACTGAAGCAGCAAAAGCGATCGTGGATTTTGGTTTTAGTGAACTGGGATTCAATAAAATTTTTGCAACACACTTCCCCCACAATCCTGCTTCCGGAAAAATCATGGAAAAAATAGGCATGGAGAAGGAAGCTGTATTGCAACAGGAGGTCAAGAAAGATGGAGAATACTTTGATCTGGTGCTGTATTCCATTTTCAATGGTGAGATCTGA
- a CDS encoding nucleoside deaminase yields MLTDEYYMKMALQEAEAALEKDEVPIGCIVVSNNRIIARAHNLTETLNDVTAHAEMQAITSAANFLGGKYLKNCTLYVTMEPCVMCSGALSWSQVSRVVIGARDEQRGFISKHLSLHPKTEIVTGIMENECSAIVKEFFKSKR; encoded by the coding sequence ATGCTTACCGACGAATATTATATGAAAATGGCTCTCCAGGAAGCTGAAGCGGCCTTAGAGAAAGATGAGGTGCCTATCGGATGCATTGTTGTTTCAAACAACCGCATTATTGCAAGAGCCCACAACCTTACAGAAACATTAAATGACGTTACGGCTCATGCGGAAATGCAGGCCATCACCTCTGCCGCCAATTTTCTTGGGGGCAAATATCTGAAAAACTGTACGCTGTATGTTACCATGGAGCCCTGCGTGATGTGTTCCGGTGCTCTTTCCTGGTCTCAGGTCTCCAGAGTTGTAATCGGAGCAAGGGATGAGCAGAGAGGTTTTATCAGCAAACATCTTTCGCTGCATCCGAAAACAGAAATCGTTACCGGCATCATGGAAAATGAATGCTCTGCGATAGTGAAAGAATTTTTTAAAAGTAAAAGATAA
- a CDS encoding WYL domain-containing protein, whose protein sequence is MKKDFYLTRYALIIKRLESSPATYSQLEDYLLNSFEFQDAGIKSYSIRTLQRDIREISDLFNLSIHNKKKGDNRYYIESRPIMEVDEYNQKLLESFQVSNALNLHPDFSDFIFFESRKPTGVEHFYDLFFAIRNKRVVGFEHYNYKNKLMTSRKVHPLALKESKDRWYLIAIDTKDKVLKSFGLDRINYLDVGKNKFREKYNYNFREHFKNAFGVMNLTQQKPQNIVLKCSRHQGEYIRSFPLHQSQKETRETPEEIYFEFFLHPTYDFMQEILSYGKEVTVLEPKCLVDDIRNHLQESLNRYLQS, encoded by the coding sequence ATGAAAAAAGATTTTTATCTGACAAGATATGCCTTAATTATCAAAAGATTAGAAAGTTCTCCGGCTACTTATTCTCAGCTGGAAGATTATCTTTTAAACTCCTTTGAATTCCAGGATGCGGGGATCAAGAGCTACTCTATCCGTACTCTGCAAAGGGATATCCGTGAGATTTCGGATCTTTTCAACCTTTCTATTCATAACAAGAAAAAGGGTGACAACCGGTATTATATCGAAAGCCGTCCGATCATGGAAGTGGACGAGTACAACCAGAAGCTGCTGGAATCTTTCCAGGTAAGCAATGCACTGAATCTTCATCCGGACTTTTCAGATTTCATCTTTTTTGAGTCCCGAAAGCCAACCGGTGTGGAACATTTCTATGACCTTTTCTTTGCCATCCGTAATAAAAGAGTGGTGGGTTTTGAACATTACAATTATAAAAACAAACTGATGACTTCCCGTAAAGTGCACCCTCTGGCTTTGAAGGAGTCTAAAGACCGGTGGTATCTCATCGCCATAGATACCAAAGACAAAGTTTTGAAATCTTTTGGACTGGACAGGATCAACTATCTGGATGTAGGCAAAAATAAATTCCGCGAAAAATATAACTATAATTTCAGAGAACACTTCAAAAATGCCTTCGGAGTCATGAATCTGACCCAGCAGAAGCCACAGAATATCGTGTTGAAATGCAGCCGCCATCAGGGAGAATACATCAGAAGTTTTCCGCTCCACCAGTCTCAGAAAGAAACCAGGGAAACACCGGAAGAGATTTATTTTGAGTTCTTCCTCCATCCTACCTATGACTTTATGCAGGAGATCCTTTCTTATGGGAAGGAAGTCACGGTCTTAGAACCTAAATGTTTAGTTGATGACATCCGCAATCATCTTCAGGAGTCTCTGAACCGTTATCTTCAAAGCTAG